A single window of Colletes latitarsis isolate SP2378_abdomen chromosome 11, iyColLati1, whole genome shotgun sequence DNA harbors:
- the LOC143347378 gene encoding putative palmitoyltransferase ZDHHC24 gives MIIRKKIWPRNLSDFFSMTFILTIVPLLYWFELWVVLPTMYGYGTLSHILHFFFGNFIMLNIVGNFTYIVFCDTSTRRDIMPISAANTKDGWRLCASCETLAPPRSWHCPTCNICILKRDHHCIFTGCCIGHYNHRYFIMFLLYLFVAATYCFCYNNIFIWNRIRFEFPISIIKIIFPLAIFVFGFDGSINQFYLLLYIVSAIGMLYTGVLCIYHFCLIFNGNVANESNKKIYVYNLGWKQNIKEVLGDRWYLTWLIPYITSELPHNGVIWDTSSSWQYSNSKNK, from the coding sequence ATGATCATACGAAAAAAAATCTGGCCTCGTAACTTAAGTGACTTTTTTTCAATGACTTTTATATTAACAATTGTACCTCTATTGTATTGGTTTGAATTGTGGGTTGTTTTGCCTACAATGTATGGATATGGAACATTATCACATATTTTACACTTTTTCTTTGGAAACTTTATTATGTTGAATATAGTTGGAAACTTCACATACATAGTTTTCTGTGATACCAGTACTAGAAGAGATATTATGCCAATAAGTGCTGCAAACACTAAAGACGGTTGGAGACTGTGTGCTTCTTGCGAAACTCTTGCACCACCACGTTCATGGCACTGTCCAACATGTAATATTTGTATCTTAAAAAGGGATCATCATTGCATTTTCACTGGATGCTGTATCGGTCATTATAACCATCGATACTTCATCATGTTCTTATTATACTTATTTGTAGCAGCAACATATTGTTTTtgttataacaatatttttatttggaatAGGATTCGTTTCGAATTTCCTAtatcaattataaaaattatttttccattaGCAATATTTGTTTTTGGATTTGACGGATCTataaatcaattttatttaCTTCTGTACATTGTGTCTGCAATAGGAATGTTATATACCGGAGTTTTGTGCATTTATCACTTTTGTCTAATATTTAACGGTAATGTGGCTAATGAAAGTAATAAAAAAATCTATGTATATAATTTAGGATGGAAACAAAATATAAAGGAGGTATTAGGTGATCGATGGTATCTTACATGGTTAATTCCATATATAACATCTGAATTACCACATAATGGTGTAATATGGGACACATCAAGTTCATGGCAATATTCAAACTCTAAAAATAAATAA
- the LOC143347475 gene encoding uncharacterized protein LOC143347475, whose protein sequence is MTNLIFGIGIGLFLILILWALALFVFIITLRVEKKIGAIAILIVSVCTIILIVLPRASVKPVSIEKKIYDHLFIWRILLLVLLVVSSIIGLVGYIKFELMESIRPIRISNWIS, encoded by the exons ATGACTAATTTGATATTTGGAATTGGCATAGGATTGTTCCTTATTCTGATTCTGTGGGCTTTGGCTTTATTTGTGTTTATTATTACTTTACGCGTTGAGAAGAAAATTGGTGCTATTGCTATATTGATTGTTAGCGTAtgtacaattattttaattgttttacCAAGAGCATCTGTCAAACCAGTCTCCATTGagaaaaag ATATATGATCATTTATTTATCTGGCGTATTCTATTACTTGTGCTGTTGGTTGTATCTTCTATCATTGGCTTGGTAGGATATATTAAATTTGAATTAATGGAATCCATCAGGCCAATTCGAATAAGTAATTGGATTTCTTAG
- the LOC143347474 gene encoding thioredoxin, mitochondrial produces MLRNTTKLSSTLVRSVSLSHQKNKQFEINNNSEFVSKVMNSSVPVIVNFHAEWCDPCKILTPRLIHLIEPMDTLDLAIINLESNPELVHIFEVKAVPAVIAISKGLVVDKFVGLVDMDMIENLIHKLTHTDPSNSKDVSINIILTLKYYFYENDLYRVTFFSELYGQNNSNYMS; encoded by the exons ATGCTGCGCAACACTACTAAACTATCATCAACATTGGTGCGAAGTGTTTCTCTGTCCCATCAGAAgaataaacaatttgaaataaataaCAATAGTGAATTTGTTAGTAAGGTAATGAATAGTTCGGTACCTGTTATTGTAAATTTTCATGCTGAATGGTGTGATCCTTGTAAAATACTCACACCTAGATTAATTCATCTTATAGAACCAATGGATACTTTAGATCTTGCGATTATAAATTTAGAATCAAATCCAGAATTAGTACACATCTTTGAAGTAAAAGCTGTGCCAGCTGTTATAGCAATTTCAAAGGGGCTGGTTGTCGATAAATTTGTAGGTTTAGTTGATATGGATATGATAGAAAATTTAATACATAAACTTACTCATACTGACCCCTCAAATTCTAAAGATG tGAGCATAAATATTATCCTAACATTGAAATATTACTTTTATGAAAATGATTTATATAGAGTTACTTTCTTCTCTGAATTATATGGACAGAATAATAGCAATTACATGtcgtaa